The nucleotide window AAACTTTGAGGGCTATCCATCCGCCGGCAAAAAGTAGTAATACCAATGGAAAACTCAAATGAGTGTATTCCAGAATGCCGATAGTTTGTTGCTCTGCATTGGCTTTTTCCAACATCTCCACGGCGAGAGGCACCCGTCCACCACCGAGAACGGTCATGGAACCTCCAATGATGCATCCCCACGCCATAGCGAAATACATGGATTTGCCGAAGACTGAGTTATCCCGTTTCAAATTCAGGGATTGGGCAATTTCATGAATGATGGGAAACAGGATGACAGCAACTGCGTGCTCAGACATGAAGCAGGAACTGATAGCTGCAAAACAATATGTCGAAGTGATTAATCGATCAGGTGTTTCGCTCCAATGCTCCATGACCCAAATAGAAATGCGGGTGCTGAGTCCACAGGCGATCATCGACGCGGACAGGATGAATACGCCGAGTATAAAAAAGACAGCCTTATTCCCAAAATAACCGTAGGCCTGAGTGGCCTCCATCACTCCCAGCAATGGAACCGCGGCTATGGCCAATAGACTGGTGATTGACAGTGGTATGAGGTTGGTTGACCAAAGACTGACACAGAGAAAAAATAGGCAGAGAACTTTATACCCTTCTGGAGAAAGGTCGCTGGGGCCTTCCAGGCCCAATAACAAAACAAAGACCCCGAAAAACATGGCCAAAAATATATACCGGCGCAAACGGTCAAAAAGCACAATCCATAATGGACGCCTGTCGACAAAGATCTGCGGGTTCTGTGAATTCGAATCGGTCATGACTTCCTGAAGGAGAATGTTTCTTGTAACAAGTGTGACTTGGGGATGATAACCTGTTGATAGATAAAGAGCTATAACAAATTTCCCTGAAGGCAGGAATATTTTGATCTTTTGGCTTAGGGTTACTTAACCAATACGGGGTTTTGCAGGTTTGAAGGTTTGACGGTCGCAAGGTTAACATCGGAAGGGACCTGGTCAATCGTCCATAAATCGCAGGAGCCACAGGTATCACGGTAGTTTTCACGAAAATGGTTGAACTTTTCACTCTTCCATATATTATCCAAACCGTCATTGAGCAGGTTTCCCATTTTTTCGTTGGGGAGCAGGCAGCAGGGGGTAACATTGCCTTCACGGGTGACGTAGGCGTAGTTGAAGGTTTTCAGGCAATACTTTCCAGACCGGTGTAGTTTTTTTCTCAACAGGCGATAGAAGAACCGCGTTAAACCATGGGAAATTGAATATTGCAACCAGTCGAGCTGAATTCCGTAAGTGCGTGCTATGTCATCGGCTTTCAGAAAGATAAAGCGCTCCTCCCTGGAGTCGGGCCGCTTGAGGTTGGGTCGGAACTGTCTGTCCAGTCGACCAACATTCACAGTATCACATCCGATTCCGGCACCGTAACGGATAACATCGTATAAATCATTTTCGCAATCCATATGAAGAGTGGCTTGAAGTCTCACCCCCAGTTTTGCAGGGTCTCTCCTTCTCGTTACCGCTTCTATATTTTCATAAACCTTGGTGCTGGTGTGCCCCTCGACTACGGTTTCATTACCGTTAACGCTGTCGATCGAAAAAGTGATTGAGTCGAGACCGGAATCCAGGATGTCATTGACCATTGATGGTTTTGTGAAAAGTCCGTTGGAGGTGATCATTACCCTGTGGCCACGTTCCCTGCAATAAGAGATCATGTCAAAAACCTGTGGGTGAATAAAGGGTTCTCCCCATCCCGTCAGGGTAATGTCTTCGCGGTGGTTTAATTTATCCACTACAGTTGTAAAATCGGTCCAACTCATATGCTCCAGCTCAATTCCCAAATCTTCCCTCTGGCACATTGGGCAATCCATATTGCATCGGTTGGTGATCTCAATTTGGACCTGCCTGGGTCGTATAGGGATTTTATAGCGAATCCGGTCTAGAGTTTCTTTGATGAGTGCAATCATTTTATTTGCTGAGTTTTCCAAGACTTTAATGGCTTATTAAGGCCTGAATAAATGTATTTTACGCAAAAAAAGCGGGTAAATAAAAAATTTATATGGTTTGGCTGTTTTCAATGGTATCTTAGCTATTCACAACCTTTTCGGCAGTTTAAAAGTAAAACTAAAGCAATGGTTATAATCCGCTTTGATGAGGAACTTTTTTAAATGGGAATGACAATTACAGAAAAGATTTTAGCCGCGCATGCGGGCAAAGATTCAGTTCGCCCCGGAGATAATATCTGGGTGGATGTGGATGTGTTGATGACCCATGACGTTTGTGGACCGGGGACATTTGCCATCTTTAAAAAGCAGTTTGGCGAGAATGCTAAGGTTTGGGACAAGGACAAGGTGGTGATCATTCCCGATCACTTTATCTTTACCAAGGATACCCATGCCAACAGGAATATAGACATCCTAAGGCAGTTTGTGAAGGAACAATCTCTGCCACATTATTTTGATGTAGGGACGGATAGGTATAAAGGGGTTTGTCATCTTGCTCTGGCCCAGGAAGGTTTCAACCGTCCGGGCGATGTTTTGTTTGGCACAGACTCCCACACCAGCAC belongs to Nitrospinota bacterium and includes:
- a CDS encoding DASS family sodium-coupled anion symporter, with protein sequence MTDSNSQNPQIFVDRRPLWIVLFDRLRRYIFLAMFFGVFVLLLGLEGPSDLSPEGYKVLCLFFLCVSLWSTNLIPLSITSLLAIAAVPLLGVMEATQAYGYFGNKAVFFILGVFILSASMIACGLSTRISIWVMEHWSETPDRLITSTYCFAAISSCFMSEHAVAVILFPIIHEIAQSLNLKRDNSVFGKSMYFAMAWGCIIGGSMTVLGGGRVPLAVEMLEKANAEQQTIGILEYTHLSFPLVLLLFAGGWIALKVLFPTDIQNIEPARKALKQKAVVMGKLTFQEKGIALVMGTTLFCWFVYGDQLGIANIAIISIVLLFVLNLITWKMVEAHINWAIVLMYGGAICLGEVMSETGAALWLAKQLFSGLVESGTVFLLVIAVLSTLFTTFMSNSAVIAILLPTAISMSSAYGINPAVATMTVILPSNFAFILPIATPASALAYSSKFLTLKEMIWSGSILSLLGLAFYLLLLMFYWPMVGFQ
- a CDS encoding radical SAM protein, with amino-acid sequence MIALIKETLDRIRYKIPIRPRQVQIEITNRCNMDCPMCQREDLGIELEHMSWTDFTTVVDKLNHREDITLTGWGEPFIHPQVFDMISYCRERGHRVMITSNGLFTKPSMVNDILDSGLDSITFSIDSVNGNETVVEGHTSTKVYENIEAVTRRRDPAKLGVRLQATLHMDCENDLYDVIRYGAGIGCDTVNVGRLDRQFRPNLKRPDSREERFIFLKADDIARTYGIQLDWLQYSISHGLTRFFYRLLRKKLHRSGKYCLKTFNYAYVTREGNVTPCCLLPNEKMGNLLNDGLDNIWKSEKFNHFRENYRDTCGSCDLWTIDQVPSDVNLATVKPSNLQNPVLVK